In the genome of Oscarella lobularis chromosome 1, ooOscLobu1.1, whole genome shotgun sequence, one region contains:
- the LOC136190778 gene encoding uncharacterized protein — protein MADPKWKVLRGPVFSRAVSLLSNLMQDNNFLNLLENRVLNSDENDIVFSQPEFRFGTDDLANQLLTLMSEKPPGSYDELCEVLCEVDRGKKLFDLMKAQDQAIDDDVYKQALASGSVPINRYRVMVVGQDGAGKSCLIDSFLNRPFKAKNPSTNGVAIHMAVTAAEGKEGQNTWTEENDKAQHLKDLLAAGYVIKKKDQESNPTEAVFHAKRQQRLKSAEDTTEFGIKKLADSEYFKSDEALAALKKCEVNQKLLWDLGGQERYLASHAALMPAGAESEYTVCMYLLVIDISKPLDHEAKSSYRPGNASSPDVPLQLFNIVYNRDFPRHWFTSIGICHPSDTPFPYLGEDLKVYYYPVILIAATHMDEVEKRSDSEDFLEFQNTELNNLICDLRCEDHVVKNPENRQWFFRVDNTKSGQTGRRCEGVETIMSTLDGSSKDYWSKKNNDRPMPVKWVHFELSLVMKKGEKIISVDRAIKMSRASEIESDKEALSALKFIHNLGAIFYFWDVPELAEYVIVNPEWLIDTVATFVTAKEPTMGRNRRLWRELCKTGEISKKAVLGRLEEAKVERRDQEPVLNVLNMLDIICESPEDSSTLLIPCMVTKMPTESLVWEEYSPSQKFPPPIVIFPNEVQTIPEGFFFRIVTKFARKYPGLASKLTRNRSIFRIGNNLKLELLYYDRGTCLIVSMTGEGDMDNALASVPKSAPEIREFVAESVKDAKKRGMSGLKLAFYYQVTECIKSDVNGAGKLSCRLPGDGCLVQLPDSGVCSPGPLDSLLCKSAKYPKKEERELVRHWYKKESVSSSELPGFLQEEIQEKHLRAVYLKIEAFWKRVARELGLPEYEIGSCERSNSFDEERCYEMLQKWKTRQKGKGKVWDLASAIYKAELGGVVEEVYGESVLKTLQLAIK, from the exons ATGGCCGACCCCAAATGGAAAGTACTTCGTGGGCCTGTGTTTTCCCgtgctgtttctcttctaagCAACCTTATGCAGGATAATAATTTTCTTAATTTACTGGAAAATCGTGTTCTGAACTCAGATGAGAATGATATTGTATTTTCTCAACCAGAATTCAGATTTGGCACTGACGACTTGGCGAACCAACTACTTACGCTCATGTCGGAAAAGCCTCCAGGAAGTTACGACGAGTTGTGTGAAGTGCTTTGTGAGGTTGACAGAGGAAAGAAACTTTTTGATCTTATGAAAGCAC AGGATCAAGCTATTGATGATGACGTGTACAAGCAAGCTCTTGCTTCTGGCTCAGTTCCCATCAATCGATATCGCGTGATGGTGGTTGGTCAAGATGGCGCGGGGAAATCATGCTTGATTGACTCCTTTTTGAATCGTCCTTTCAAAGCCAAAAACCCGAGCACGAACGGGGTTGCTATTCACATGGCTGTAACGGCAGCAGAAGGAAAGGAGGGTCAGAATACGTGGACGGAAGAGAATGACAAGGCGCAACATTTGAAGGATTTGCTTGCAGCTGGATATGTgatcaagaaaaaagaccaA GAGTCAAACCCGACCGAGGCAGTTTTTCATGCAAAGCGACAACAGAGATTGAAGAGTGCTGAAGATACAACT GAATTTGGCATAAAGAAACTTGCTGACTCGGAGTATTTCAAGTCAGATGAAGCTCTTGCTGCTCTCAAGAAATGTGAAGTCAATCAGAAGCTTCTCTGGGACTTGGGCGGACAAGAAAGGTATTTAGCATCTCACGCCGCTCTCATGCCCGCCGGCGCCGAGTCCGAGTATACGGTGTGCATGTATTTACTTGTCATTGACATCAGCAAGCCTCTTGACCATGAGGCGAAATCGTCTTATCGTCCCGGAAACGCTTCATCTCCCGACGTTCCTCTCCAGTTATTTAATATTGTGTATAACCGCGATTTTCCTCGTCACTGGTTCACATCGATTGGTATTTGCCATCCGTCGGACACGCCCTTCCCGTATTTGGGGGAAGATTTGAAAGTTTACTACTATCCCGTAATTCTAATCGCTGCCACACATATGGATGAAGTGGAAAAAAGGTCAGATTCTGAAGACTTTCTTGAATTTCAGAACACAGAACTTAACAACTTGATCTGCGACCTAAGATGCGAAGATCACGTTGTAAAAAACCCAGAAAACAGGCAATGGTTCTTTCGAGTAGATAATACCAAATCCGGGCAAACTGGAAGGCGTTGCGAAGGAGTCGAAACAATCATGTCTACACTTGACGGTTCTTCAAAAGACTATTGGTCCAAGAAAAACAATGACCGTCCTATGCCAGTGAAATGGGTTCATTTTGAATTGTCACTTGTTATgaaaaaaggagagaaaatcATAAGCGTTGACAGAGCAATTAAGATGTCTCGTGCGTCCGAAATCGAATCTGACAAAGAGGCGTTGTCAGCTTTGAAATTCATTCACAACTTAGGTgcaatattttatttctggGACGTACCCGAGCTGGCCGAGTACGTCATTGTCAATCCTGAGTGGCTGATTGACACCGTGGCAACGTTTGTAACGGCCAAAGAACCCACCATGGGCAGGAACCGGCGCCTTTGGCGAGAGCTTTGTAAAACGGGAGAAATTAGCAAAAAAGCAGTGCTAGGGAGACTTGAGGAAGCAAAGGTTGAGCGCAGAGATCAAGAGCCAGTACTTAACGTGCTAAATATGCTGGACATTATATGCGAATCGCCTGAAGATTCCTCAACGCTCTTGATTCCGTGCATGGTCACGAAAATGCCAACGGAATCTTTGGTGTGGGAAGAGTACAGTCCGTCACAAAAGTTCCCTCCACCCATCGTCATTTTTCCCAACGAAGTACAGACAATTCCCGaaggatttttttttcgaattgtGACGAAATTCGCTCGGAAGTACCCGGGACTCGCGAGTAAGCTTACTCGGAATCGAAGTATATTTAGAATAGGCAACAATCTAAAGCTGGAACTATTATACTATGACAGAGGCACTTGTTTGATCGTTTCAATGACCGGCGAAGGGGATATGGACAATGCATTGGCGTCGGTTCCGAAATCGGCTCCTGAAATTAGAGAATTCGTTGCTGAAAGCGTTAaagacgcgaaaaaacgaggaATGAGTGGATTGAAGCTCGCATTCTATTACCAAGTAACTGAGTGCATCAAGTCAGATGTCAACGGTGCTGGAAAGTTAAGTTGTCGACTGCCGGGTGATGGCTGTTTAGTGCAACTGCCTGACAGCGGGGTCTGCAGCCCCGGTCCGCTGGATTCACTCTTGTGCAAATCGGCAAAATACcctaagaaagaagagcgagaacTTGTTCGTCACTGGTACAAGAAAGAG agcGTGTCTTCTTCAGAATTACCAGGATTTCTGCAGGAAGAAATTCAAGAGAAACATCTTAGAGCTGTTTACTTGAAAATTGAGGCGTTCTGGAAGCGTGTGGCTCGTGAGCTGGGTTTACCTGAGTACGAGATTGGCTCGTGTGAGCGCTCTAATTcatttgacgaagaaaggtGCTATGAAATGTTGCAAAAATGGAAAACGAGGCAGAAGGGTAAAGGGAAGGTTTGGGATTTGGCTTCTGCAATATATAAGGCAGAGCTGGGAGGAGTTGTAGAGGAAGTCTACGGCGAGAGCGTGCTGAAAACATTGCAGCTGgcaattaaataa
- the LOC136194931 gene encoding ubiquitin carboxyl-terminal hydrolase 25-like, giving the protein MTAKQENEEPLRSAYGDTAESSSWKSSRETPQLAIEARKVKKEEPKPTLIDLTSTEDGDDDVQRAIALSLQDANHISGAPLSREDQDLSRAVEASMADTKGGSTRRRRYDSLLLHIDPLNPHERIRDGTTPVGIENVGNTSWF; this is encoded by the exons ATGACAGCGAagcaagagaacgaagaaccGCTTCGAAGCGCGTACGGCGACACcgcggaatcgtcgtcgtggaaatCGTCGAGGGAAACGCCTCAATTAGCAATCGAGGCTCGAAAAGTGAAGAAGGAAGAGCCGAAGCCGACTCtcatcgatttgacgtcgacggaagacggcgacgacgatgtccaGAGAGCGATCGCATTGAGCCTTCAAGACGCC AATCACATTAGTGGAGCTCCTCTGTCTCGAGAAGACCAAGATTTGAGCAG AGCTGTCGAGGCTAGCATGGCCGATACGAAAGGCGGCTCgacacgccgccgccgataCGACTCTCTCTTGCTTCACATTGATCCTCTGAATCCCCACGAGAGAATCCGCGACGGAACCACTCCGGTGGGAATCGAAAACGTTGGGAATACGAGTTGGTTTTAG